Proteins from a genomic interval of Harpia harpyja isolate bHarHar1 chromosome 7, bHarHar1 primary haplotype, whole genome shotgun sequence:
- the PGD gene encoding 6-phosphogluconate dehydrogenase, decarboxylating, producing the protein MAEADIALIGLAVMGQNLILNMNDHGFVVCAFNRTVSKVDDFLANEAKGTKVIGAHSLEEMVSKLKKPRRIILLVKAGNAVDDFINKLVPLLETGDIIIDGGNSEYRDTTRRCKELQEKGILFVGSGVSGGEEGARYGPSLMPGGAKEAWPHIKTIFQSIAAKVGSGEPCCDWVGDEGAGHFVKMVHNGIEYGDMQLICEAYHLMKDVVGMEHDEMSKVFQEWNKTELDSFLIEITANILKFKDSDGKYLLPKIKDSAGQKGTGKWTAISALEYGVPVTLIGEAVFARCLSSLKDERVQASKLLDGPKMTQFSGNKKAFLEDIRKALYASKIISYAQGFMLLRQAAKEFGWTLNYGGIALMWRGGCIIRSVFLGKIKDAFDRNPELQNLLLDDFFKTAVENCQDSWRRVISTGVQIGIPMPCFTTALSFYDGYRHEILPANLIQAQRDYFGAHTYELLSKPGVFIHTNWTGHGGNVSSSAYNV; encoded by the exons ATGGCTGA GGCTGACATTGCTTTGATTGGACTGGCTGTGATGGGTCAAAACCTTATTTTGAATATGAACGACCATGGTTTCGTG GTTTGTGCTTTTAACAGGACGGTTTCCAAAGTGGATGACTTTCTGGCCAATGAGGCAAAGGGAACCAAAGTGATTGGTGCTCACAGCCTGGAAGAGATGGTCTCTAAGTTAAAGAAGCCCCGTCGCATTATCTTGCTGGTGAAGGCTGGAAATGCAGTGGATGACTTCATCAATAAATTG GTACCATTGTTGGAGACTGGAGACATCATAATTGATGGTGGGAATTCTGAGTATAGAGATACCACG AGACGTTGTAAGGAACTACAGGAAAAGGGCATCTTGTTTGTCGGAAGCGGTGTTAGTGGTGGAGAGGAGGGTGCCAGATATGGTCCTTCACTCATGCCAGGAGGAGCCAAAGAAGCCTG GCCCCACATCAAGACCATATTTCAAAGCATTGCTGCTAAAGTGGGATCTGGGGAACCTTGTTGTGACTGG GTAGGAGATGAGGGTGCTGGACACTTTGTGAAGATGGTGCACAATGGGATTGAGTATGGAGACATGCAGCTGATCTGTGAGGCCTATCATCTGATGAAAGATGTGGTGGGCATGGAGCATGATGAGATGTCAAAG gtATTTCAGGAATGGAATAAGACAGAGTTGGATTCTTTCCTGATTGAAATCACAGCCAATATTCTCAAATTCAAAGACAGCGATGGCAAATACCTCCTCCCAAAGATCAAGGACAGCGCAGGACAAAAAGGCACAGGAAAGTGGACAGCCATTTCAGCCCTGGAATATGGAGTCCCTGTCACACTCATAG GTGAAGCTGTGTTTGCACGGTGTCTGTCTTCCCTCAAGGATGAGAGAGTACAGGCCAGTAAGCTGCTGGATGGGCCTAAAATGACTCAGTTCAGTGGGAACAAGAAAGCTTTTCTGGAGGACATACGCAAG GCCCTGTATGCTTCCAAGATTATTTCATATGCTCAAGGCTTCATGCTGCTGAGACAAGCAGCCAAAGAATTTGGCTGGACACTGAATTATGGTGGCATTGCACTAATGTGGAGGGGAGGCTGCATCATCAGAAG TGTGTTCCTGGGAAAAATCAAAGATGCTTTTGATCGAAACCCTGAGCTCCAGAATTTGCTGTTGGATGATTTCTTTAAGACAGCTGTTGAAAACTGTCAG gACTCCTGGCGACGTGTAATCAGTACTGGAGTACAGATTGGTATCCCTATGCCCTGCTTCACTACAGCACTTTCATTTTATGATGGATACAGGCATGAAATATTACCAGCTAACCTGATTCAG GCTCAGCGTGATTACTTTGGTGCACATACATATGAATTATTATCGAAGCCAGGTGTATTTATCCATACTAACTGGACAGGCCATGGAGGAAATGTGTCCTCTTCTGCCTACAATGTCTAA